The Equus przewalskii isolate Varuska chromosome 4, EquPr2, whole genome shotgun sequence region GAGGTAGAACCTGAAGAGGGTTTGTCTTGGGGTCCTATATATCCTCCCTTGGTGGAACAGTGGGCACTCACTGAAGATGCTGGGTAAGataatcatttgttcatttattccttcaatcaacaaatatttattgataggCTACTATGTGGTGCCAGGTGCTGAGATGGAATGGAGACAAAATCGGACCAGATACTCCTTTCATTGACGTTTTTGGGCTTTTGAGGGAAGCAGACATTAATACAATTAAGGATAAGGTAACAAATAGTGAGGGAAATATAGATCATGCTACTGGAGCTTATAGCAAGGGTCTGAGGGTCAGCAAAGGGTTCCCAGAGCAAACTTGTTGGAATTGAGATATGGAGGACGAATAAAAGAATAGCTGAAGAGaagtctctttttcctttgatgGAAAAGTCATCGTTAAAACTAAACAAGGGaggtaataatacctacctcacaggtttgttatgagaattaagttAAGTAATATATGTAATGCGTTTAGCAAAATGCTTGGCAAAAGTCAGTTACTTGGTGAATGCTTACTTTGTTCTGCTCTTCCATTCACTCATGGTAAATGTTAAAATTCCAGGTCCCTAAGTAAAGCATTCCCACCCTAGTTATTCCCTACTTTATATTTCTCTACCatccagttctctctcttcctccatttatGGGCTCCCAAGCACTCCAGGACATTTATCATGGTCTACCTTGGAGGTAATAagattaatatctaccatttaTTTTGATCTTAATCTATACTAGGTACTTTACatccattatttaatttaatcttcacaacaatcttagTAGACAAGTAAGgactattattactcccattttataaatgaagaaactgaggcaagcaGAGCCCAAGAATAGCTAGAGAATTGCAGAGCAGGATTCACACTCAAGTCTGACTAATTTCTAACCACTACCCCATAGCCTTGGGTCACCGGCTATCTTTTTTAGGTCCTGTTTACCCAATCAGGTGACAAGCCTATTTAGGACAAGACCTGCCTTTAAAACGTTTCAGTaaaataatagctactatttattgagcatctatgtgACACaaactttacatgcattatttctaatcctcacaactctatgttttacatattattttctgcattttacagattaggaaactaaggcttaaagGGAGTAATTAACTTGGTCAAGGTGGTGGAGACAGGACAAGAATCTTGATTTGGGTAGGCCCAGTACTTACACAGAGATGGTGGTCAATAACATTTGTAGTTGATAGATGGGAAAGCACAGGGTTATATTCACCCAAACCCTGGTTATAATGTGTCATAACCTTTAGACAGTGGCAGTGAATCTGGGGGAGAGGGAGTCGTTGGAGAGGTGCCTGTCTCTTCCTTCCAGctgtgtgaaaataaaaatttagagctCACAACAAGCAGAGCACATAGAGTTATTGTGGAATTCCTGCGTTCACTCATAGGCTACTAGGAACAAAGTCTGTCCTTGGAAAATTTTGTAGTCGATGATCCAGATAATGTTAACACTGATGTAACATTTTCTATATGTCAGGCACCGTTCTTGGTGCTTCACACAGATCAACTCATTTAATTTCCAGgtaagcactattattatcccataTAACAGCTGAGGAAATCGAAGTAAAGTTAAAGGATTTGCCCAAGGCCCCCAGCCAGCAAGAGGCGGTGTTTGGGACACCTGGCAGCGTGATTTCAGAGCTCGAGCCCCTCCTAACAACAGTGCGCGAGAAGAGTCACTGAGTCGAGCTCAAAAGCAGATGAAACTCTAGGACTATAACGACGGACCAAAAATTCCCGCGGGCTGAGTAGAAAAGTACGTTTCAAAGTGCCTGCCAGCACGTCTCTATCGCAACTCTCTCCTTTCCCGGCTCCCCCCTTCCTCCCCGCCAACTGAAGACACAGAGGCCAGAAAGTAGGGGAAAGGTCCCAGCTAGGATTTGGCTCCTCCCTTCCCGCTCTTCAGTCCCTTTCCAGCAGAGCCGGCCAAGCCGTGGGAGCTCCCGGCTTCTCGCCCATACAGCCGGGGCGCTTGACCCGGTCACGCGGAACTGCCAGCCCTAGAGCTCAGTGGACCCGCCTAGAGTCCCTTGCTCCGGAGCTTTggcccactcccctccccctcctccggAAGAAGGCGGTGAAACCACCCACAGCCTTCCCTTGCATGGCGGCGTGGATGTTCCCTCCCAGTGGCCTCTCCACTCCCAGTGTCTGATCTGCCATCGGGTGCTCTCACGACAGAACGTCTACATTTCTTTGGTTTGGGGTGGTGCAGGGTACTTAAGTTTCCCAGGCCCTAAATCTGGGCCTAAGGCTGGACTGTGACCTCCTTGCTCTTTGGTTCAATCTGAAAGTATCCTTAAAAATCATCTAGTGGCCACATTTTAGATAAGAAAACCCAGGCCCAGTAAGTTTTTTAAAGTGACTCGTCCATAAGCAGTCAGGCTCGGACACCAGGGGCAGATgagtatttcacattttcttaagTAACATGACACACTTCCACAGAAAGCAGAATTTAACATGATGTAAAAGGGCCTCACTATTCCAGAGAGATGGATGGCAAATTAAACCTCAGGACTTGGAACGGAGCGTGGGAGGTGGCGGCTGGAATCTCGGTACTTGTAGGGTAGGAAGTGAAACAAAGTCGGCTCTGAAGTCCCCGGAATGGAGAAAACTGgcagcagggggtggggtgggggtctgaTGCCCTCTGACAATCTGTGCTTTGCTGAACTCTCTGGTGACGAACCCATCCTCCGCTGCCCAGACTCCATCCCACCCAATACGCGGGCCCTGGACTGGGGCGCCTCAGCTGTGTTTTCCACCGACGTGGGGTGGGGGGAAATGAGCTTTCTGATTCCTTCAAAGGTCTCCTACAGCAGGAAGTCAGTGGAAGCTAACACACGCCTACTCCCACCGCCGCCCTCAATGACTCAGAGTCCCACGGGATTTGTTTTTTGAAACAGCTCTGACATCGAACCCCGCGCCCTGCAGGAAAACCCGGACCCCGGCCGGGGGGCGGGCCGGCGGACGTGCGTCGGCGCGAGTGCGTGCGAGCTCGAGTGCGCGTGCGCGGGcccaggggcggggcggggccgcagCTATAAGTAGGTGGCGGGGCCGGCTTCGCTCTGCGTCTTGCTGCGGCCTGAATTTTTGTCTTTCGAGAGTCTTGTAGATTGTGATCTCGCGCTGCTTGTGGGCTGATTTTCCTCCCGACTCCTGCACGACGGGCTGTTAACGGCGAGCGGGCCACTCCCGGTCCTTCCTCCTGGAGGTGAGCGATCCTATGGGCTTCCCGGACTCTCTGCCCCCGtcccctgggctgcctgctgggTCGGCCGCCTCTCGTTCCCGGTTTGGGCCTGCCTTCCTCGTCCCGCCCCTACCCAGATTCTTACTCAGCTGTCCCAGCCTTTGCTTTCTCCCGGCGTGGCCCTAACTAGGGTCCAGGTGGCTCACCCCGTGCTCAGCGGTCTTGGGTTAGGCGTCTATGTCATGCCCTCCCAAAGCATCCGCTGTGTGTAGTAActgcctcttttcttccctgtCACCCCTAGACTGTAAGCCGCATGAGGGCAGGGTTCACGTCTACAGGGCTCCCTGTGGCCCTAGTACCTTCCAGGGTGCCTAACACGTTATGAGTATTCAGGGTGTATTTGTTAAATAGGTAAACTTGATAGGTTTGACTTTGAAAAAGTTAGTGATTAACTCGAACCTGACTGAAATGGGAGGGAAATTTCAAGGTAAGTTGCTTTTTCAAAGGCTTGTTTGTATATCCCACTCCCCTCCACGAAAGGGCTCTGTCTTTATTTCCGGAAGGTTTCTGTTCCCTGGACTGTGGCACAGGGACTGTGCATTGCTCCTGGCAGGAGAGGTAAAAGTTTTAAGGAGTGCACGTGAATTAGTCCAGAAAGCAAGACTGGCCCCGCAGCCGTGGAGTTTAGAGTGTAAATATACTTGGAGTTTCTGCTGTGGAAGAACATCCACTGGTCGCTGTCTCCTTGACTGGCCAGGCCTCTCCCTTAGCTCCGTGGGAAGACAGTCAGGGCCAGGCGCACGCATGTCACAAAAGGCTGTGGATTAACCTCACTTCTCTTTCCTCAGGATCCAGAAGCCTTCCAGAAGCAGAAGGCAACTCTACTGCTCTACACAGGCGTGGGACCCTTTCAGCCATGAAGCATATATTGAACTTGTATCTCTTAGGTGTGGTGCTGACCCTGCTCTCCATCTTCGTTAGACTGATGGAGTCACTGGAGGGCTTACTGGAGAGCCCATCGCCTGGGAGCTCCTGGACCACCAGAAGTCAGCTAGTCAGCACACGGCCGCCAAGGGCCTTCCAGACCATCCATCCAGAGGGGTGTGATAAGACCTCCGTCCACCGGCTGTAACCTTGGAACACTGGCTTAAACGTGTCCAGCCGGGTGTCCCAGTTCCTGGGCAGGCAAGCTCAGCATCAGTGTCATCAGAGAATTAACTGTTACTGGGCCCTTGAAGGGACTCTTCACCTGGAAAAAGAGCCCGTTTAATACACAGATGTGAGTGGGTGGCTTATGGCGGTGGGATGGAGTGATCTCATTCCTCTCCCCTTAGTCAGCCGGATGCCTTGCTGTCCTTGGCAGCGTGGCCCTGACATCTCTTAAGATGGGGGCTTGTGCTCAACTGCAGCTGTTGGAAGATGGTGGTTTTCAACCCTACTTCCTAAACAACTGCAGAGAGTTCCTTTGGACTTGGGTGTCTTATAGTCAGTTTATTTGGTGTTGGGCTTCTCCTCTTGAGAACTCCTCTGTGTGGATAACAGTTGAAGAGGTGTGTGGGTTGGctgtagggggaggggagatggaatATTCGATGTCCAGTtctcattgttttacattttgaagtCCTTCTTCAACATAGTGTACATTGGTCTGAAGGGGGCAGTCAGATGACAAACCCTTCTCAGGACATAGGCATGTGGCCACCATGTGGCTTAAATGAGTTTTTCTAATGAAATAAAGTTGCATATATATTTCCCATATGTGTCATGTTGACTTCTGCCCTTGAAATTAGTGTTAGGGAAGGGCCTTAATTTGTAGTTTAACATCTTAAAACTTTGGACAGAAAAGTACTTAAACACTGTGTTTAAAACAAGGTAAATAAACTTGAATTTGGAGGCAGGGGCAGTTGCATCTGCCCTGTATCAACCAGTTTTCTGAGCCTAGGCCAAGACTATTGCAGTCCTCTGTTGCCTCTGTCCATCTCcgaagaaagagagaagtgatTTCTTCTAGCCCCCTCACCTCAGTCTTTGGGGAAAGAGAATTAACAGTCTAGTAGGCCTTGGCTTTTTTCTTCTGCCCTCTTAACCACCAGGGTGAGTACTCAATTGTGATTGTTCTCTAGGTCAGCTGGTAGAATGTCCCTCTCTCACAGAtgattgtttctgctttttcccaGATCTAAGCAGCTTGGCCTTTCTGCAAaaatggagggtttttttttcttgtatccaCCACTCCTTCATCCCTCACCTCATGTTGGAGTGTATTCACTCTTCTGCCTGTGGGAATATACGTATCTATTCACACTTTCTTCTTGGTGTGCGCGTTATTTTATGTATGATGAGTTTGATTGACTTCTGCCAAAGGGTAAGACTGGAGCATGGTGTCCTCTGCTGAACCAGTTTTGCTTCCTGAGTGTTCTTAAACTTAATTGTGACTACCCCAGAAGCCAGTGGTTTGGGcatcacttttatttattctgctgtgGTAGTCATTAGTGCTGTCTACCAAGCATTTCCAGCTTCCCGGCTTCTGGGCACCTAGTAACATGGTAGTCCCTGGTCCTTTGTGGTTAGCTGGGCTTTTGTGACTCGTCTTTTGGTAGCATGGTACTCTCAAAAATATAGTTGGCTTTTTATCTCTGATTCCAGGCAATTTCATGTGCCAGTAGCTGTCCTTTTTCTagacatatttcttaaatttggtATATTTTCTCATCCTCATGCCTTTCCGACTAGTTTGGGGTATTTCGAACTTTCAGTTGGAGAGCTGCACCTTAAGTCTCTTCCCCAAGCAGTTTAGTTTAATTGAAGTGGTTTATTGGGTGCTGCATCCTTAACGAGGTCTTTGCTCTAAGGTTTCAACAACAGATATGATGGGCATAGCATTGTTTTGATCTTTCCTAGAGTAGGGTGACTACTCGTAGTCTGGCAGAGGGATTTCCCGGGatgcaggactttcagtgctaaaactgggacaGTCCAAGGCAAAccgggatggttggtcaccctacctACCAAGCTAAGTTTGAGTTGACATCTGTCATTCCagatatttctcaattttaacaACTACCAATTAGAGATGAGAAGCAGTTGCTTCTGTGAGTCCTGCAAGCCCATTGACCTCTGTAGTCTCTCTAGATCCCTTATGCCTGCTTGCAAGCTGGCCACTTCTCATCTGAGCTTGTCTTGTGATGCATTGTCAGTGGCAACCAACAGTATCCAATTCATGCTGCTAACACTCTGTTCTGACTCTCCTAACTCATTAGATTAGATAATGTATGTCTTCGAAGTTGCTGCAGACAAGTTTTACCAAATACCTGGCTACTGTATAACATGAGTTGCCATCCTTCCAGCTTCCAGTAAGATCTCTTTGGTGCCCCTAAGTAAGTTAATGTCATATAatcaaggttttttgtttttgaaatatgcaACACTGCTCATCTAGATTCCAGTCTCCATATCAGCCCAGGACACATTAGGTTAGGTTATGCTGCAGCAACAACCCTGAAATCTCAGTAGCTGAAAACAGAACAGTTGCCTAAGGGCGCCTTCCCAGGAAGCACAGCTGGGGCCTAATCAAGGAATATTCACTTCCCCCAGGGAAAGGGGCCTTCACATCTGCTCTGTGGAACATCATAGTCACTAGGCTACTGTGTCTCCcattcttcccctccttcccttaCTGCCGTTATCCTGTCCCTATTCCATCACTCCGTTAGATGTGTAGGGGCGTAGGGGCACGTGGCCTGTCTTTTTCACTTGTAGATTATCTCGAGCCACTTTCAAAACTGGCATGAAAACTTGTGCATCACTCAGAGGTTCTTGAATTTGAACTTGATGTTGCGGCTGGATGGAATTCTTGGGTTGTGTCCTTTGGGGGAGGTATGGTGAATGTATTCCACCTGCGTGAGGGGATAGTAGTGAGCTGAATCATTATTAACTAGAAGGGTCGTTAATGGTAGTCATTAatgttcttcaaatatatttgccCTTGCCTTCCAGGCACATAATAGAATTGCATTTCCTGACGCCTTTGTGGTTGGATGGGGCCATGAATTCTGGGCATTGAGTTGTGAGTCAAAGTGACTGTGTCAGTTCTAGGTTGCAGCATTTTAGCACTGCTTCAAAACCCTCCAAAACCCTCTTTTTTCTTCCACCAGTGACCAGCAGTGCTCCAAATGGAACAGTTCCGTTAGTGCAGGTCCTGGAGTGTGCATGCCGTGGAGCAGTGCCCTCAACTGATCCCTGATGAACATACCgtgtaaatgagaaataa contains the following coding sequences:
- the HILPDA gene encoding LOW QUALITY PROTEIN: hypoxia-inducible lipid droplet-associated protein (The sequence of the model RefSeq protein was modified relative to this genomic sequence to represent the inferred CDS: inserted 1 base in 1 codon); protein product: MKHILNLYLLGVVLTLLSIFVRLMESLEGLLESPSPGSSWTTRSQLVSTRPXKGLPDHPSRGV